TGTGGTAGACACTGTTGAGATGACTAAGCACCCAGTCGCTTATTCATACGCTGAGGGTGAGAACATCATCTTCATGGATACCGAAAACTTCGATCAGTACACCTTCAGCGCCGAAGAGATTGCTGATGAGATGCTGTTCATTACCGAAGACACCCAGGGCTTGCATGTCATTTTGGTTAATGACAAAGCCGCAGGCCTTGAACTGCCTTCAGCGGTTGAACTGGTTATCGAGGAAACAGACCCATCAATCAAGGGGGCTTCAGCCTCGGCTCGTACCAAGCCTGCTCGCTTTGCGACAGGTCTAACCGTACAAGTTCCTGAGTACATCTCTACAGGCGAGAAAGTGAAGGTCAACGTTCAAGAACGTAAGTTCATGAGCCGTGCTGATTAATCCGCACCG
This Photobacterium gaetbulicola Gung47 DNA region includes the following protein-coding sequences:
- a CDS encoding elongation factor P (COG0231) translates to MPRASEIKKGFVIVNGGKTLLVKDIEVTTPGGRGGTKIYKMRCTDLATGHRVDERLKADDVVDTVEMTKHPVAYSYAEGENIIFMDTENFDQYTFSAEEIADEMLFITEDTQGLHVILVNDKAAGLELPSAVELVIEETDPSIKGASASARTKPARFATGLTVQVPEYISTGEKVKVNVQERKFMSRAD